Below is a genomic region from Virgibacillus dokdonensis.
AAAAGTCATCGCTATACAACACTGACACAACTGCTCATGGAAAAATTAACTGTGCTTTATGAATCGAATATACATGCAAATTTGGAAGAGAATGATTCTAATCTTTCCCCTTATGACTTTATGTAAGAAGGAACGTATATTTTTATTTGAAATGGGTTAGCATGATAAATAACTAGTATTCAGTGAAAACCAGAAGGAGTATTAACGACATGCGATGCCCGAATTGTAATGGGAAAGATATTGGTAAAATAGGAATCCGGCAATACTACTGTTGGACGTGTTTTGTTGAGATGACGATAGAAAATAATACACTGCTTTTACATCAAGTGGAAGCAGACGGATCATTAAGTTCGCTCAATGACTTATTTAATGAGGAAGAAAGAAGACTATATGGGAATAGTTAAAGGTTTGATTACACGCTACCTTTTGGAGGAAGTTAGCCATGTTTAATAGTCGTCAAAGCCTGAACTTCCTCTATTTTCTATTAATTGGTATTCTACTCTTCCTGTTTTTTTACTTAATGATTAAATTGTTTCCTTTCTATAAAGCAGTATTTTTACTTTTCTGGCATGTAGCAGCTCCGTTTGTTATTTCCTGTTTAATTGCTTATCTATTATACCCAGTTGTGCAGGCAATACATAAGTACCACATTCCTAAAGGAGTGGCAGTTTTAATCATTTACCTGCTTTTTTTTGGTTTAACAGCCTATTGCATATATCGTATTTATCCAATGGTTGTTGTTCAAGTGAGAGATTTAAATGAGCAGTTTCCACAGTTAATGAAAATGTATGAAAAAATGATTTACCAATTTTATGAGTATACATCCTTTTTACCCGAAAATGTGCATGATAAATTTGACCAATTTTTGTTACGAATGGAGAATACACTCGACCAACTCTTAGAAAGATTGATGAGTGGGTTTACCAAGGTCTTTGATCTCATCATCTTTTTAACGGTTATACCTGTACTTGTTTTTTATTTTTTAAAAGACTATGAAAAAATAAAAAAGTACGGGAAACAGCTAATTCCATCTAGGTTTAGAGCTCCATGTAGTCAAATTTGGCATGCAATTGATGATAGTTTAGGAAATTATATTAGAGGCCAATTAATTGTTTGTGGCTTTGTAAGTCTCACGTCTTTTGTTATTTTTAAATTTTTATTGCAACTTGATTTTGCGTTGTTACTAGCCATCATTATGGGAATAACAAATTTAATTCCTTATTTTGGGCCTATTATTGGAGCGGTCCCAGCAGTAGCTATAGGTTTTACTGTCTCAGGGAATATGGTCGTTTTTGTCATTTTATCCGTGTTTGTTATTCAGTTGATAGAAAGTAATTTACTTTCCCCGTATATTGTTGGAAAAAGTATTAATATTCACCCAGCCGCCATCATTTTTGCTTTATTACTAGGTGGGCAGTTGTTTGGTGTCGTTGGCATGATTATCGCGGTGCCATTAATGACTATTTTAAAAGTAATTATCACGCATTTATTTATATGGAAGGATTATCATTCCACTTCTAAGCAAGAAAGAGACTCTGCACCATCTTAATTGACATTTATGTCTGCCTTATTCTATAATTGCGCTTAACAAGGTTTATCATTAAAATGCGTTGAAGGTTCTGAGTACATGATCAATGCTTTTGTAGAGAAAGGGTTCCTTAGGCTGCAAGAACCCTTAAAGTTCACATCATGGAAAGCTGTTCTGGAGTGCGGTTCATTCCCGCCGGTTTGTATACCGTTATCAACAACAAGTGATGAATGCTGTTGTGTTCATAATAAGGGTGGTACCGCGATCAATCTCGTCCCTGCAAGTGCAGAGAGGGGATTTTTTTATTCTCTTCTATTTAAATAGGCAAACATCTTTGTTTTATTTTCCAAATTTAGTAATAAGTAAAGTTTTTTAATAGATGTATTGTTTTCTCAGAACAAACTTCGATCCAACATTTTTTACATAATGGTATAGGAGGAAAATTATATGAAGCAATTAACGTCAGCAGAAGTGAGGCAAATGTTTCTTGATTTTTTTAAGGAGAAAGGACATCGAGTGGAACCAAGTGCATCTCTTGTGCCAATAGACGATCCAACATTACTATGGATTAATAGTGGTGTCGCTACATTAAAGAAATATTTTGATGGTAGAGTTATTCCAGAGAACCCACGTATTGTTAATGTTCAAAAATCGATTCGTACAAATGATATTGAAAATGTAGGCTTTACTGCAAGACATCATACGTTCTTTGAAATGCTCGGAAACTTTTCGATAGGTGATTATTTTAAGCAAGAAGCGATCGAATGGGCATGGGAATTTTTAATAAGTGACAAGTGGATTGGATTTGAAGAAGATCGTTTATCCGTCACCGTGCATCCCGAAGATGATGAAGCGTATGACATTTGGCTGCACACTATTGGATTGCCCAAAGAGCGTATCATCCGTCTCGAAGAAAATTTCTGGGATATTGGAGAGGGGCCAAGTGGTCCCAATACCGAAATATTTTATGATCGTGGCGAAAAATATGGTAATAACTCGAATGACCCTGAGCTGTATCCAGGAGGAGAAAACGATCGTTACTTAGAAATATGGAATCTTGTATTCTCCCAATTTAATCATAACCCAGATGATACGTATACTCCGCTACCTAAAAAGAATATTGATACAGGGCTAGGTCTTGAACGAATGGTGTCCGTCATTCAAGATGTTCCAACCAATTTTGAAACAGATTTATTTATGCCGATAATAAATAAAACGGAAGCTTTAGCATCTGTAAAATATGGTGAGACTTCATCAGGGGATACGGCTTTTAAAGTAATTGCTGATCATATACGCACAGTCAGCTTTGCTATTGGCGATGGAGCAGTCCCATCGAATGAAGGAAGAGGGTATGTGTTACGTCGCCTCATTCGTAGAGCAGTACGCTTTGCGAAAGAGATCGGCATTGAAAAACCGTTTATGTATGAGCTTGTTGATATAGTGGCAGAAATCATGCAAGATTTTTACGCGCAAGTAGTGGAAAAGAAAGCATTCATTAAAAATATGATTAGAGCAGAAGAACAAAAATTCCATGAAACATTGCATGATGGTCTAGATATATTAACAACTATTATGGATCGTGAAACACAACGAGGTAGTACCATTTTCCCTGGTTATGAAGTGTTCCGTTTATACGATACGTATGGTTTTCCTAAAGAACTAACCGAAGAATATGTTCAAGCACAGGGATTTACTATCGATGAAGCAGGTTTTGAGAAAGAAATGGAAAAACAAAGGGAACGAGCAAGAAAAGCACGTCAAAAAGTCGATTCTATGCAGGTACAAGGAGGTGCGATAGCGAATATTGATGTATTAAGCGAGTTTGTGGGTTACTCCAACTTAGAACAGGATACTACTGTTGCTGCAATCATCCAAGGGGAAGAACAAGTAGAGCAAGCAAATGCTGGAGAAGAAGTATACTTGTTTTTACACCAAACTCCTTTTTATGCAGAAAGTGGGGGGCAAATTGCTGATCATGGTACGATTCGTACAGAATATGCGCTTGGATCTGTAAAAGATGTACAAAAGTCTCCAAAAGGACAACATATACATCGAGTATTCATTGAAAAGGGTAGTATTTCAGTAGGTGAAATGGTTACTGCGACAGTGGATGCATCGAAGAGATCGTTTATTGTTAAAAATCATACGGCAACTCATTTGTTACATCAAGCTTTAAAGGATGTGGTTGGAGAACATGTTAACCAAGCTGGTTCATTCGTAGCACCTGAAAGATTACGTTTTGATTTTTCTCACTATCAAGCCGTATCTAAGCAAGAGTTAAAGCAAATTGAACAGATTGTAAATGAAAAAATATGGCAAGCTATTTCATTAGAAACTACAACAGAAAAGCTGAAAGATGCGAAAAAGATGGGAGCAACGGCCCTTTTTGGGGAAAAATATGGAGATGTAGTTCGTGTCGTTCAAATTGGTGACTATAGTATTGAATTATGTGGTGGCTGTCACGTTGTTAATACAGCTGAAATTTGTCTATTTAAAATTGTAATGGAAAGTGGAATAGGTGCTGGAACACGACGTATTGAAGCAGTAACAAGTAAGCAAGCTTATCATTTTATGTCAAATAAATTAGGCGTGTTACAACAGGCGGCCCAACTTGTAAAAGCAAAAGAAGAAGCGGTGCCTGAAAAAATTGAAGGACTATATAATGAAATAAAACAATTACAAAAAGAAGCGGAATCTCTGCAAGCTAAATTAGCAAACAAAGAAACTGCCAGCATGCTGGAAGAGGCTGATTCAATAGACGGAGTTCGTGTTTTAGCGAAACAAGTAGATGTGCGAGATATGAACCAGTTAAGGAATATGGTAGATGAATTAAAACAAAAACTTAATTCAGGTATGATTCTATTAGCCATGGAAAATAATAATAAAGTACAGCTAGCAGCAGGTGTATCCAAAGATTTAATCGAACAAGGTTATCATGCTGGGCATTTGATTAAAAAAGCAGCACAAGCATGTGGGGGAGGCGGAGGAGGCCGACCTGACATGGCACAAGCTGGAGGAAAAGACCCTGCTAAAATTGAACAAGCGCTGCATGCTGCAAAGCTTTATATTAAAGAGAAGCAAAACTAATATATCATTTAGGATATAAAAAAGATATAATTCATTGTCTAAACATGTTACTATAGTAGAAGAGAAGCATATCGGTAATTTCTTGTTCAAAGATAATGATCCCAAAATCGAGGTGTCATGATGAGTTCAATTGATAAAACAATGAAATTTAATTTTTCAGAGGAACCGTTTGAAGAGAATGTGAAAGAGATTTTGTTTAAAGTACACGAAGCGCTCCAAGAAAAAGGCTACAACCCAATTAATCAAATTGTTGGCTATTTACTGTCCGGTGACCCTGCCTACATTCCGAGATACAATGACGCTCGTAATCTAATTCGTAAAATTGAACGAGACGAAGTTATTGAAGAACTGGTAAAATTTTATTTAGAGCAACAGAGGGCAGGTAGATAAATGAAGATATTAGGGCTTGATGTAGGATCCAAAACGATTGGCGTTGCTGTTAGCGACGCTTTAGGTTGGACTGCACAAGGAATTACAACTATTAAATGGAATGAAAATGTTTTAACTTCAGCGGATGATGCTTTGGGTGAAATTATAACAGAGTACGAAGTTGGAAAGGCTATTATTGGGTTACCAAAAAATATGAATGGAACGATTGGTGAACGTGGTGAAGCTTCCATTGTTTTTGCAAAACATATGGAGAAAAAGTTTCAAATTCCAACAGAACTCTGGGATGAGCGTTTAACGACAATTGCTGCAGAAAGAGTATTGTTAGAAGCTGATGTTAGTAGAAAAAAACGAAAAAAGGTCGTTGATAAGATGGCTGCTGTGATGATTTTGCAAGGTTATCTTGACCAAAAATAAAGGAGTGGAATAATGGCGTTAGAAGAAAAAGAAAGAATTATTATCCCAGATGAAAATGGAGAAGAGCATCTTTTTGAGGTATTATTTACATTTGATTTGGACGATACGAACCAGTCTTACATTGCAGTAACACCTGTAGAGCAATCGGAGGAAGAAGAAGTGGAAGTGTACGCATTTCGCTATGAAGAAAAAGATGAGGATGATTTATCATTATTTCCAATCGAATCAGACGATGAGTGGGAAATGGTAGAAGAGATGCTAAACACCTTAGCAGAGCAGGAAAATGAAGAATAAGTTGTAGTATAGTAATTTTGAGCTAATGTCCTTTTTGACATTAGCTCTTTTTTTGTTGTCTAGGAAATTAAAAAATTTTGCAGCTGTGGGTAAACTTACTAAGTTATTTAGCCACGTCCGGCTCCAGCGCCCAGCAACTAGGCGACTTCACTCCATTGCCCTACGATAAGTCATCATTGGTTCGTTCCTCACCGTGATTCCTTTATCTCAGTTGATTCGTTCCAGTCGCTACGTTGTTGAACGGGCGATTGCGCCTTTGTGCCACTATAGGAAAGAATATCATGTTAAGCGTTCATTGGTTTATAGTTAACAACAAATTGGATGGTGTTTTACGCCATAAAGACTTGCTGGTAGCCAAGTTTTTTCTAATGAAAGTTGATTAAGGCTGGACATAAATCCCTTTGTAAAAATCTAAACAAAGGATATTTATACAAAAATAATGGCATCTAATAGCATATTTTAGTATAATATAGCGGATGAGGAGGGAAGATATATGTCCAAGCAGATAAAAACCAGCAAATTTAAGGACAACCTCAAGGCTCGCAGTGAAGAAGCTAAAACGGTTCGCAAAATTGTAACGATCATTATTATGACGCTATTAATTATATTGGTAATAGGGGGGGCTTCAGGTTACTTATATGTGAAATCTGCATTAGAACCTGTTAATCCTGGCAGTAAAGAAGAAATTAAGGTAACGATACCAATTGGATCTTCATCCTCTAATATTGCTAATATATTGGAAGATAATGGTGTGATTAAGAACGCACTAATATTTCGCTTTTACTTAAAATTTAATAATGAGTCCAGCTTTCAAGCGGGAGATTATGTATTTACTCCAGATATGGAGCTAAGTGAGATTGTCGATTCATTAAAAAGTGGTAAATTATTGGCAGAACCTGTCTATACGGTTACCATACCTGAAGGAAAAACGATAGAAGAGTTAGCAGAAATTTATGCAGAACAATTACCTTTGTCCAAAAAAAAGTTTTTAGAAAAAGTGAATGATCCAGATTATATTCAGGCATTAATGGAACGCTATCCATCTGTGCTGTCAGAAGATATTTTAAACCCAGAGATTCGTTCACCACTGGAAGGGTATCTATTTGCCGCAACGTATGAGTTCTTTGAAGAAGAGCCTAGTGTTGAAACAGTTGTCGATGAGATGCTAAAAAAGACAGAAAGCGTGCTATCCGATTATTTAGATGCCATCAAGGAGCAAAATTATACTGTTCACGAAGCTATAACGTTTGCCTCTGTTATTGAAAAAGAAACGGGCGCCAAAGACCAGCGTAAGAAAATAGCAGGAGTATTTGCTAATCGGTTAGAAAAAGGGATGAAACTTCAGACAGATCCAACTGTTTTATACGCGCAAGGGGAACATAAAGACCGAGTTTTGTATGAAGATTTAGAAATTGAATCACCATATAACACTTATTATATAGAAGGTCTTCCTGTTGGTCCGATTGGTAATTTTTCCGAGACCGCGCTTGAAGCCGCCCTTCACCCTGAGGAATCGAAGAATTTATATTTCTTACATGATAAAGATGGAAATATCTATTATGCAGAAACATTAGAGCAACATAATAAGAACAAGCAAAAACATATAAATTGAGGCATATTATCTCCCGGTCTTATGGATAGGGGGATAAATGCAATTTTTAGAAGGTAGAGGGGATTGTAATGAATGACAGCAATAGTGGTCATTACTTAGAAAAAATGATACCAAAACGAACCGCTTCTATTGAAAGGTTAGAAAAAAAAGCCAAAAATGATCATGTGCCAATTATGGATGTAGTAAGTATGCATTTTGTACAACAAATCATTCGTCTAAAACAGCCTAAGCGGATATTAGAGATCGGTACAGCAATTGGTTATTCTGCTTTACGCATGCTGGAAGCACAACCTAATGCAGAAATTATAACCATAGAAAAAGATGAGCAAAGATATCAAGAAGCCAAGGAGCATATTCGTGCTCACCAAGCTGAACAGCAGATAAAAATCTTATCTGGAGATGCCTTAGAAGTACTAAAAAACTTGCAAAACGAAGCATTTTTTGATGTAATATTTATCGACGCTGCTAAAAGCCAGTATCGTCGTTTTTTTGAGCTTGTTACACCCTTACTAGCAAATGAAGGTATTATCATTACGGATAATGTTTTATTCCGAGGATATGTTGCCAACGAGCGTATCGTTCCATCTAGGTATAAAAAAATGGTGGAAAAGATCAATGAATATAATCATTGGCTAATGCAACATCCATTGTTTACCACGACTATAGTACCTATAGGAGATGGTGTAGCAATTAGTAGCAAACAGAGTCAGAGTTAGAAGGGAGAAACCATTCGATGCATCATCAACCAGTAGTTATTGGGGTAGCAGGTGGAAGCGGAAGTGGAAAAACTTCTGTTACACGCTCCATATGCCAGCGCTTTTTAGAGCAAACCATTTTAGTTATTGAACAGGACTATTATTATAAAGATCAAAGCCATCTCCCATTCGAAGAACGCTTAAACACCAACTACGATCATCCATTAGCTTTTGACCATGACCTATTAGTTGAGCATATGCATAAATTATTAAGCGGTGAGACGATAGATAAACCCGTTTATGATTATAAGATGCATACACGCTCTCAAGAAATTATTCAAGTACAACCAAAAGATGTAATCATTTTAGAGGGGATATTAATTCTTGAAGATCCACGGCTACGTGATTTAATGGACATTAAAGTTTTTGTTGATACAGATGCGGACTTACGAATTATTCGCAGGCTTATGCGAGATATAAAAGAACGTGGAAGAACATTAGATTCTGTAATTGAGCAATATGTTCATAAAGTCAGACCATCACACTTACAATTTATTGAACCGAGTAAACGTTATGCTGACATCATTATTCCAGAAGGTGGACAAAATCATGTAGCCATTGACATTATGGCAACTAAAATAGAAAATATCCTTTTGAAACATAGTAATAAATTTAATGAAAAGTATTGAAAAAATATTCGAATTCTGCCATAGTAATGGTTAGTATAATTTTGAAAATGGAGCGCTTACATTTTCGTCGAGCTCCTATTAGTTTGTGCTCAAAAAATATAAGTTAAAAAGTAGTAAACAAGAAGTACAATGTTGTAATTGTACTTAAAGTGAGAATATAGAACTAAAGTTTTGAGCATAGCCTAAAAAGAAACATGTCAAATTACATTAGTATGACGACGATATATTGAAGGAAGAAGAAGGAGTGGTTAGAATGACTGTAGAAAAAAGCTATTATATGACTCAAGAGGGGAAAGAGAAATTAGAACAAGAATTGCATTATCTAAAAACAGAACGCCGTCAAGAAGTGGTTGAACGTATAAAAGTGGCTCGAGACTTCGGTGATCTTTCCGAGAATTCAGAGTATGATTCTGCAAAAGACGAACAAGCTTTTGTGGAATCTCGAATTGCACAAGTGGAAAAAATGATTCGTAATGCAGTTATTATAGAAAATGATAATCAAAACCCGCACATTGTTTCTTTAGGTAAATCTGTGACGTTCCAAGAACTTCCTGATGGTGATACAGAAACATACACCATTGTTGGAAGTGCTGAAGCTGATCCATTTGAAGGTAAAATCTCTAATGATTCCCCAATGGCACAGAGTTTAATCGGAAAAGAAGTGGGTTCAGAAGTTTCTGTAGCTACTCCTGGTGGAGAAATATTTGTAAAGATTATCGAAGTTGAATAAGTAAGCAAAAAGATAGTGAGCCAAAGCGTTCACTATCTTTTTACGCTCAACAACTATGAGGGCTCTTATGGATTGACTCACTTTTATGAAAAAAGTT
It encodes:
- the alaS gene encoding alanine--tRNA ligase, whose product is MKQLTSAEVRQMFLDFFKEKGHRVEPSASLVPIDDPTLLWINSGVATLKKYFDGRVIPENPRIVNVQKSIRTNDIENVGFTARHHTFFEMLGNFSIGDYFKQEAIEWAWEFLISDKWIGFEEDRLSVTVHPEDDEAYDIWLHTIGLPKERIIRLEENFWDIGEGPSGPNTEIFYDRGEKYGNNSNDPELYPGGENDRYLEIWNLVFSQFNHNPDDTYTPLPKKNIDTGLGLERMVSVIQDVPTNFETDLFMPIINKTEALASVKYGETSSGDTAFKVIADHIRTVSFAIGDGAVPSNEGRGYVLRRLIRRAVRFAKEIGIEKPFMYELVDIVAEIMQDFYAQVVEKKAFIKNMIRAEEQKFHETLHDGLDILTTIMDRETQRGSTIFPGYEVFRLYDTYGFPKELTEEYVQAQGFTIDEAGFEKEMEKQRERARKARQKVDSMQVQGGAIANIDVLSEFVGYSNLEQDTTVAAIIQGEEQVEQANAGEEVYLFLHQTPFYAESGGQIADHGTIRTEYALGSVKDVQKSPKGQHIHRVFIEKGSISVGEMVTATVDASKRSFIVKNHTATHLLHQALKDVVGEHVNQAGSFVAPERLRFDFSHYQAVSKQELKQIEQIVNEKIWQAISLETTTEKLKDAKKMGATALFGEKYGDVVRVVQIGDYSIELCGGCHVVNTAEICLFKIVMESGIGAGTRRIEAVTSKQAYHFMSNKLGVLQQAAQLVKAKEEAVPEKIEGLYNEIKQLQKEAESLQAKLANKETASMLEEADSIDGVRVLAKQVDVRDMNQLRNMVDELKQKLNSGMILLAMENNNKVQLAAGVSKDLIEQGYHAGHLIKKAAQACGGGGGGRPDMAQAGGKDPAKIEQALHAAKLYIKEKQN
- the mltG gene encoding endolytic transglycosylase MltG; amino-acid sequence: MSKQIKTSKFKDNLKARSEEAKTVRKIVTIIIMTLLIILVIGGASGYLYVKSALEPVNPGSKEEIKVTIPIGSSSSNIANILEDNGVIKNALIFRFYLKFNNESSFQAGDYVFTPDMELSEIVDSLKSGKLLAEPVYTVTIPEGKTIEELAEIYAEQLPLSKKKFLEKVNDPDYIQALMERYPSVLSEDILNPEIRSPLEGYLFAATYEFFEEEPSVETVVDEMLKKTESVLSDYLDAIKEQNYTVHEAITFASVIEKETGAKDQRKKIAGVFANRLEKGMKLQTDPTVLYAQGEHKDRVLYEDLEIESPYNTYYIEGLPVGPIGNFSETALEAALHPEESKNLYFLHDKDGNIYYAETLEQHNKNKQKHIN
- the greA gene encoding transcription elongation factor GreA → MTVEKSYYMTQEGKEKLEQELHYLKTERRQEVVERIKVARDFGDLSENSEYDSAKDEQAFVESRIAQVEKMIRNAVIIENDNQNPHIVSLGKSVTFQELPDGDTETYTIVGSAEADPFEGKISNDSPMAQSLIGKEVGSEVSVATPGGEIFVKIIEVE
- a CDS encoding IreB family regulatory phosphoprotein; the protein is MSSIDKTMKFNFSEEPFEENVKEILFKVHEALQEKGYNPINQIVGYLLSGDPAYIPRYNDARNLIRKIERDEVIEELVKFYLEQQRAGR
- a CDS encoding O-methyltransferase, giving the protein MNDSNSGHYLEKMIPKRTASIERLEKKAKNDHVPIMDVVSMHFVQQIIRLKQPKRILEIGTAIGYSALRMLEAQPNAEIITIEKDEQRYQEAKEHIRAHQAEQQIKILSGDALEVLKNLQNEAFFDVIFIDAAKSQYRRFFELVTPLLANEGIIITDNVLFRGYVANERIVPSRYKKMVEKINEYNHWLMQHPLFTTTIVPIGDGVAISSKQSQS
- a CDS encoding AI-2E family transporter, coding for MFNSRQSLNFLYFLLIGILLFLFFYLMIKLFPFYKAVFLLFWHVAAPFVISCLIAYLLYPVVQAIHKYHIPKGVAVLIIYLLFFGLTAYCIYRIYPMVVVQVRDLNEQFPQLMKMYEKMIYQFYEYTSFLPENVHDKFDQFLLRMENTLDQLLERLMSGFTKVFDLIIFLTVIPVLVFYFLKDYEKIKKYGKQLIPSRFRAPCSQIWHAIDDSLGNYIRGQLIVCGFVSLTSFVIFKFLLQLDFALLLAIIMGITNLIPYFGPIIGAVPAVAIGFTVSGNMVVFVILSVFVIQLIESNLLSPYIVGKSINIHPAAIIFALLLGGQLFGVVGMIIAVPLMTILKVIITHLFIWKDYHSTSKQERDSAPS
- a CDS encoding DUF1292 domain-containing protein, whose amino-acid sequence is MALEEKERIIIPDENGEEHLFEVLFTFDLDDTNQSYIAVTPVEQSEEEEVEVYAFRYEEKDEDDLSLFPIESDDEWEMVEEMLNTLAEQENEE
- the udk gene encoding uridine kinase — its product is MHHQPVVIGVAGGSGSGKTSVTRSICQRFLEQTILVIEQDYYYKDQSHLPFEERLNTNYDHPLAFDHDLLVEHMHKLLSGETIDKPVYDYKMHTRSQEIIQVQPKDVIILEGILILEDPRLRDLMDIKVFVDTDADLRIIRRLMRDIKERGRTLDSVIEQYVHKVRPSHLQFIEPSKRYADIIIPEGGQNHVAIDIMATKIENILLKHSNKFNEKY
- the ruvX gene encoding Holliday junction resolvase RuvX gives rise to the protein MKILGLDVGSKTIGVAVSDALGWTAQGITTIKWNENVLTSADDALGEIITEYEVGKAIIGLPKNMNGTIGERGEASIVFAKHMEKKFQIPTELWDERLTTIAAERVLLEADVSRKKRKKVVDKMAAVMILQGYLDQK